Genomic segment of Octadecabacter arcticus 238:
TTCACAATATGTTAACGGGCCGGCAAAAAACTGTCACGCTGGATTTCCCCCAGCACGACACAAGAACGGCGCGATCAAAATTCGCGGTCCTTATATGCCTCCAGCGCGCGTTGGCGGCCCGTTGCCATATCGACAACGGGTGCTGGGTAGACATCACTTGGCGCCAAACCCCAACTTTTGGGAATAGCGTCAAAATAGGATAGCGCCGTGTCGGGCGCTTCGCCCTGCCCTTCGGCGATCCACGTGCGCGCATACAGCCCCGCATGATCAAACTTATCAAGCTGTGTCACCGGATTGAACACCCGAAAATATGGCGCCGCATCGGGGCCTGATCCGGCAGCCCACTGCCAACCCATCGCGTTGCTTGCCGGATCCCAATCCGTCAGGCAGTCGTCAAACCACGCCTGTCCCACTTTCCAATGGGTCATCAGATGTTTGGTCAAATAGGACGCCACAATCATCCGCCCGCGATTGTGCATCGTGCCACTGACATACATCTCGCGCATGGCGGCATCGACGAACGGAACACCTGTGCGCCCCTGTTTCCAAGCCATCACTTCAGCGGTGTCGTCGGTGTTCCACGGAAAGGCATCCCAGCCTTCTTTCCAATTGCGATCAACGATGTGAGGCGTGTGGTGCACCAGATGATAGGCGAATTCGCGCCAAACCAATTCTTTGCAAAACACTTCAGCCTGCCCTTTGCCGCTGTGAATGGCCGCCCAGCCTGCATGCCAACACACCGCAGGGCTGATTTCCCCGTAGGTCAGGTTTTCGCTTAGTCGCGACGTGCCATCCACGCTCGGCATATCGCGATTGGTTTGGTAGCTCTGCACACGTTCATCAATAAAAGTATCCAGCCGAGAGCGCGCCGCCTCTTCGCCGACGCAGATATGCGCGGCCAATACATCGCGCCCTCGCCGCATCGCACCACCCAATTTCCAATCGTCCAACTGATCGGACGCTGGCCAGACATCGGGCACGGGCACAGATGCGGGTGCCGCGATTGGCGTGGCGACTTCGCGCCCGCGCACAGTCTTCCAAAGCGGCGTAAAGACGCGGTAAAATCCGCCAGTCTTCGTTTCAACCGTCCAGGGTTCAAACAACAAATGACCCGCAAATGATGCCACCTCGATACCGTCGTCTTTCAGCGCCGCCTTCACGCCCGTGTCGCGCGCCTTGCTTGCGGGATCATACAGCCGGTTCCAATAGATCGCTTGCACACCAGTTTGCACCACCAATTCGCGCAAGACCGCTAAGGCGTCTCCACGCCGTAAAATCAGCCGCGATCCCGCCTCCGCCAAAGCCGCGCCAAAAACCCGAACGCCTTCTCCCAGGCGAAATTTCGGCGCAGCGCCGTGGCCCTCAACGACCTCGTCACAAATGAACAGCGCGATAACAGGCCGCCCTGATGCACAGGCCGCCGACAGCGCAGCATTGTCGCCGATGCGGAAATCCCGCCGCACCCAGTAAATAACCGGTTTCAAATCGCGCTCCTTTTATTGATCCAGAACGTAACCCGCCAAGCGCTGAAGCCAACCCGTCATTACTTTAAATTACCTCCGCAGGAGGCGAGCTGGCGGGACCGGGAAGCCGGAAGCGGCGCATTTGTTGGTTCACAAACGGCGCCGCCCCCATTGCTTAGGCGTTCACATCAACGACAACGCGGCCCTTCACCTGACCCTTGAGAATATCGCGACCAAGTTGCGGTAGATCGGACAGAACCGCGGGCTGCACCATGGCCTCCAACTTCTCCATCGGCAGGTCTTTGGCGATCCGCGCCCATGCCCGCACGCGGTTATCATAGGGCTGCATCACAGAATCGACCCCCAGCAAATTCACACCGCGCAACAGGAACGGAATGACCGTCGCAGGCAAACCCGCGCCACCCGCCAAACCCACAGCCGCAACTGATCCACCGTATTTGATCTGTCCCAGCAACCGCGCCAGCATTTCACCGCCGACGGCATCGACACAACCGCCCCAAATTTCGGCTTCAAGCGGGCGTTTGACCGTTTCGTTGATTTCCTCCCGCGCGACGATCTGCGTCGCCCCAAGAGATTTGAGGTAATCCGCCGTCTCAGGGCGCCCCGTCACACCAGCGACCTCATGGCCCAGATTGGCGAGGATGGCCGTGGCCACGGACCCGACTCCACCAGCCGCTCCCGTGACCAACACAGGCCCGTCCTTGATGCCGTGATCCTCAAGCGCCATCACCGCCAGCATCGCCGTGAACCCTGCGGTGCCAACAGCCATCGCCTGACGCGTGTCCAGACCATCGGGCAGCGGCACCAGCCAATCGGCTTTGACGCGGGCCTTTTGGGAATAACCGCCCCAATAGGCCTCTCCGACGCGCCATCCGGTCAACACAACCTTGTCGCCAGCCTTATAGCGCGGGTCGTCGGATGCTTCGACTGTCCCGGCAAAATCAATGCCCGGCACGTGTGGATAATTGCGCACCAATCCGCCACCCGGTCCGATACACAGCCCGTCTTTGTAGTTCACCGTCGAATATTCGACCGCGACCGTCACGTCACCTTCTGGCAAACGATCCAGCCCGATCTGCTGCACAGATGCGCTCGTCTTCCCGTCATCGTCTTTTTCAACCATCAAAGCATTGAACATCGAAATTCTCCTTTTTCGCCCAGAAGTCTGCTCAGGGCTGCATCAAATCCAAAATGTTTCTTGTACCACCGCAGGGAAAACCCCCGCATGGGTGACCACGTCCAGATCGGTCGCAGGGTCCCAATGTGTCATCCGCACCATTCCGATGGCCACGTTCGTTTCAAAGTCGGGCGACCAGGTGGCGGACGTCACTGTTCCCACCTGCTTTTGCCCGTCCATCAACGGCCAGCCGCGATCGCATGGCGGCAACGTACCTTCAATTCGCAGCGCCCGCACCTGCTTGACGGGACCCTCCTTGGCCACACGCAACAGCGCATCACGACCGACGCAACCAATTGCAGTTTGGGTTGAACAGAAACGCCCCAAACCAGCTTCGTGCGGCGTGTTTTCGCGGTTCATGTCATTGCCATACGACAACAACCCGCCCTCGATCCGCTCAATCAGGTTCGGACAGCCAGCATGAACGTCAAGGTCCTTGCCCGCCTCCATAAGCGCATTCCAAAGCGGCATACCAAGGTGGCTGCCCTCGACATACACCTCAAACCCGCCTTGGCGTGAATAGCCAGACCGCGCAACGATCATGTCATGACCTTGGAAATCGAAATGCCCGTAACGGAAAAATTTGAGGTCTTTGACCTTGTCGCCAAACACGCGCGCTGCGAGTTCGTCTGCCTTGGGGCCCTGAATGGCAAGCGGCGAAACATCGGGTTCGTCAACCAAGACATCAAGACGAAGACCGTATGCTAGTCCTTTGATCCAGAACAATAAATCACTATCGGCAATGGATACCCAATAGCGATCTTCGCTGATCTTAACGGCCACAGGATCATTCAGCATCCCGCCGGTCTCATCCACCATCGGAACATAATAACACATGCCAGGTAACATCGCCCGCAGATCGCGTGGCGTCAGCATTTGCATCAATCGTCCCGCATCAGGGCCGCGAATTTCCACCTGCCGTTCAACGGCCACATCCCAAACCTGCACCGCAGATTTCAAATGATGATAGTCTTCGACGATTGAACGGAAAATAGTGGGCAATAACATGTGGTTATAGACGGTATATCCCTTTACGCCTGCGGCCTCTACGCCGTCGGAAAAGGCGGTGCGGCGAATGCGCCGCGATCCTGAAATAACAGCCATTTTAGCGCTCCGGCATGAAGGGAAAGTCGGTTGGCTGCGGGTTTTTCCCTGCGGCCGTCAACATTGCGTGAATCTGACCGCGATAGTTGGTCTGATGGTTAAATGAATGGGTTACGCAGAGAGCTTTGGGTTCAGTCAGCTCCCTTCCAGACACGTCGGAATACCCCGTCAGATCACCCCAGAGCAGATGGTTTACCGTCTCGAATATCGAGCGAAAGAACACACGACAATACTGCCCCCGCGCACCTTCATCAATCGCTTGAATAATGTTACGCAACCCATTGTTTTTCAATTGATTATAGAGCCCCGTTGTTTGGCAGAATTCAGGCGAAATCACGCCTTTGGGCCTTTCCAATCAATTGGGCAAATCTCAGCTGATAAGCCGCCGAAATCCCAGACGCGACCGTAGTCACGCACTTTGGATTTCAGGCCCTTGGCGGCAATAATGTCAGGGCCCATCCAGTATTTGGAATTGGTAATCATCACCGGATGATCCAGATCGCTGCCGTCAATCATCTCAATCTCACCGGCAATCTTGCGTCCGATGTAAAGGCCGCGCTTTTTGCCGTCGCGGGTGATTTCGACCTTTTCGCGTTCGGCACCGATGATTTCGGACACGAGGAACGTGAACAGACCTGTCGTGCCACCCGCCGCGCCGCTGAAGATTTTCAGCAAGCCGTTGTAGGCCTTCTGGCTGGACCGTTCGTCAACATAGGCCGCAACGCGCCAATTGCCTTCGCCCATGCGACCCGGAATATCGACCAGCAAACCAACATTTAGACCTGACAGGTCTTCGCCCTCAAAATGACCCTCATCAATAGCGATGGCCATCCACGCATGACAATGTCCTTCTGTCGGGGGATGCGCGCCAAGCGATACGACACAGGGGCAAAACAAGTTGCATGAGCAATTCAGGAAAAGCTCGCCTTTGATGGCCCAATCTGTTGGCTCCATCTTGCGGCGCAACGGGTTACTTTCCACGCGACTGTCGATGCGCTGGCTGACCGCCAGTTTGTCTGCGGCGGGCCGCTCTTTTGAAGCAGTTTTTTTATCGGCCATTTGACTTCCTCTCAAAGGTTAGCCCAAACGGGCAATGCTATGCCTGCAAGGATCAAGACGACCCCCATCGGCTTTGTGACAACATGCCCGACGGCGGGCAGTTTTTCCAAAATCATGAACAACGTCGCAAGGCCCATCCATAACAGGCTCATCACGCCGCCCACGAAACCCAAGGCCATGAATCCCCAGCAACAGCCGACGCAAAACGCGCCAAGGCCGAGACCCATGCGCAGCCCACCCCGAAATCCGGCTTTCCAGCGCCCGACAAAATACATCATAGGTGCGTGGCAAACGCCGTGGCAGATTTCTTTGGCGCGGCTAAACTGGAATAGGCCAACGACAATCAGCAATGCAGCGGCTATCCAAACCGATGATGCAATACCAAGTGCATCAACCGCACCCACCGCGATCAGCGTGACTTGCGCGGTGGCAATCAAAGCGGCAAATCCAACCCAAACGATGAAGTAGCCAAGCAAAACACCAGACCACCCTGCCCGCGACCCATTGGCGCTTACCATTAGGTCCTCGTAACTGCGCAGTGTCGGCACCAGTGTCGGTAACATCATCGCCGCCATCATAATGGCCCACATCGGGAACAATGCGCCAAACGTGACCATTGGCATCATATTCATGCCCACAGGTCGCCCCGTCAGGTCGACGCCTGCCATGTTCGCCATCATAAACATCACCGACCACGCCACAGCAATCGCGGCAAAGAACGCGATCCATAGGGCCGATCTGATGTTAAAAATGTTGCTCACCTATCGTCCTCCCAAACGACTCATCACTTGCCAAATAAATGTCAGACATTTAAATGTCTGACAAATGAAAAATGCACCTGACCTCTCCGCCCAGATCGCCAAATCCATCCGTGACGCGATTGTGTCCGGCGATTTGCCCATTGATGAACGCCTACCAAGCGAGGCTGAGCTGAGCGAGCAGTTCGCCGTGTCGCGCTCCACCGTGCGCGAGGCGCTAAAACGGCTCGCCGCACAAAGCCTGATCCGAACCCAGCGCGGCGCAATGGGCGGGGCGTTTGTAAACCGTTTGACGTTTGAGCAGGCGTACGGGCAGCAAATCACCACCTCGGCGCTTCTGTTGTCGATGAATGACGTGAATTTCGACACCGCCTGCGAAGCGCGCTTTGCGCTGGAACGCGCCTGCGCGCCCTTGTCAGCGCAGCGCCGCACGGCAGACCACCTGGCGACGATGCGCGCTGAAATTACCCGCCAAGCGCAACCCGGCCTGTCAGATGAAAGCTTTTGTGCGTCCGACGTGGCCTTTCACCGCGCCTTGGTCGATGGCGCCGGCAATCCGGTGTTGTCCTACCAATTGGCGGGCGCAGTTGAAGCGATTGAACCACTGATGAACATGATCACTTTCACCGCCCGATCGCGTGACCACATTGTCGGGTTGCACACCGCAATTGCCGACGCGCTTGCAGAACGAGACGCGCCGCGGGTTGATAATCTGCTGGCAGACCTTGCGACCTATACAGCCCAACTTGGCCGATCCGTTGCGGATGCAAAAAAAGATGCCCCAAAAAGCAACTGATCCGCTGCTTCGCCCGTATATCAGTCAAAGCAATGCAAGGAGAGTTCATGGATTACGTTAACCCCGCCATCGCCATACTGACCTTGTTCTTGGGGCTTTTTGGATTTTTGGCACCGCGATACACAGCAGAAGCGCTCGACCTCGCGACCACAAAAACCACCATGGGTCTCAGTGAATTGCGCGCCGGAAACGGTGGCTTGTTCGTCGCGTTGGGCCTGTATTGTTTGATCTCAGGCAACCCCATGGCCTACTTCATGCTTGGGGTGGCCTATGTCGGCGCAGGGTCTGGGCGATTGGTATCCATTGCACTGGACAACCCACCGCTGCGCAAAGCCTTGACGTTTTGGGCCTTTGAATGGGGCCCTGCCGCGTGGTTGATCTGGTTCAACTGGCCAGCCTGACGCAGACCTTTCGCTTCTTTGGGTCAAAAAAATCTGACCACACCCTTTGCAACAGGCGCGCCACTGCCCTATATATAAATTGTCTCTCGGGACTATGGATATAAACGCACTTGCAATAAGCGGATCGGACCCGGGGGCGGTACCCGGCGTCTCCACCATCACGCCCTTTACTGGGATGGCTCATTTGGCCGATATGGGGACGAAATAGGATCGACGAACGTCTAAAGAGGTTAGCTTTATCTCGGTGAGTTACCACCGTTATCGGTACATCAAAGCTAGTTGCAAATGACAACAATGCTCAGGTAGCACTCGCAGCGTAAGCTGTGCGTAATACCGAAACTTAGTCCTTGCGCCTAGCAGCGTAAGGCGGGGCCCGCCGGAGCCTGGCAACAGAATCCGGCAGCTTACCCCCATCCAAATGTTGAAATGTCGTTCGCTGCTGAACTGTCGTTGGTGTTTGCACGCAAATCCCTGTGGCAACAGAATCCGGCACTTTTACCCCTCTATCAATTCAAACAAAACCGCGCCAAGCTGGGGTCATGAAGACCTTATTGAGCTCATTCTTTCTGGCCGCCGCCCCCGCATGGGGATGTGACACCGCCCTATTAGTAAGCATCAACGCTGCCCTTGATCAAGCTGCGTCTTTTGCCTCGGCCTCGGCGTTTTTAGCATCGATCATGTCCTGATAGGCCCACGGCATGAGATCGTTGATACGGTTTGCTTGATGGTCCTGGATGCGTTCCAGCACCCATGCGAGCCAGGCTTCGGGATTCACTTTGTTCATCTTGGCGGTCTCTATCAACGTATAAGCAATTGCTGCAGATTTGCCGCCTGCTTCTGATCCCATGAAGAGATAGTTTTTGCGTCCCACGGCCACAGGGCGCACTGCGCGCTCGGCTGTGTTGTTGTCCAGCTCAAGAAAGCCGTGATCAAGATAGGGCCGTGCCTTTGGCAGGCGCGCCAGTGCATATTTGATCGCCTTGGCCAGCGGCGTCTTGCTAGAGATCTTGCCCAGTTGCTCTTTAAGCCAGACTTCCAGGTCATCAAAGATCGGCTTGGCGTATTCCTGACGCAGGGCCACGCGTTCCGCAGGGGGCAGGAACCGCGCTTGTGTCTCAACATCATAGAGCTTTTTAATCCGCAGCACGGCTTCGCCCGCCACGGGCAGCTTTGTGCTTTCATAAAGGTCAAAGAACTCACGCCGCACATGGGCCATGCATGCCATCTCTTTGACCCGCCCCGTGCGGTAGGCGTCATTATACCCAGCATAGGCATCCGCATGGGCGTAGCCTTCATAGCTTTCGAGATGCTTGCTGGGATGCTCCGCCTCACGGCTGGTGGAGAACTGGTACCACACCGCAGGTGGAGCTCCGCTGGCCCAAGTGTCTTCTTTTCGGGCATAGACCCACAGTCGCGCGGTTTTGGTCTTATTCTTTCCTTTGCCATTGCCCTTCTGGAGCAGCTTGACCGTTGTGTCATCCATGAAGATCGCCTGCGCCTCAAAGACGTGATCGCGGATTGCATCTGAGACGCGCTCCAGCAGTTTGGTGCATTTGCCGACCCATCCCGCCATGAGCGATCCACTCAGATCAATGCCCTCGTTGGCAAACATCTGGCTCTGGCGATACAGCGGCAGATGATAGCCGTATTTACAGCACAGGATGTGGGCCATCAGCGCGGGGCCGACAAAGCTCTTCGGAATGGGTCGGCTTGGCATCTCAGCCTGAACAACGGCCTCACAACAGGTGCAGGCCAGACGCGGGCGGCCAATTTGGTTCACGATGTAATGTCCCGGGACATATTCCAACTCCTCCATCACATCCGTTCCAAGCACTTTGAAGCTGCCGCCACAGTCGGTGCAAGCATCACTGGGGGTGATGGTCTTTTGGACACGCTTCAGCCCCTTTGGGAAAGGTTTGCGCTTGCGCGGTGTGCGGGGCGGCTTGGCCTCAGCGTCAGAGGGTTCATCATCTGTCTCAACGGCTTGTTCGATCTCAAGTTCTTCAAGGATCAACTCAAGCGCCAGCTGTGCACTGCTTTCCGACTTTGAGCCAAAGCGGTGCTTGTTGTGACCGTGGAGTTGCAGGCGCAGATCGGCGATGATGGTGTCTCGGTTCTGGATGGCCCGCGCATGAGCGGTGCGCTCGGCACTCAGGGCGGCGTCCACTGATGCCATCTCATCCTTGAGGCGTTTTTGTACCGTCGCATGGCCAAGGGATGACCCGAGAAACGCTTGCTTCAGCTCTGACAATTCCGCTGTTTGCGCGGCAACGTATGCCTGTACTTCAGGGGGCAGATTAGTCAGATTTGGAGGGGTCTTACTCATGCCATTACATACCAAATCTCGGGCATCATGGGAATCCCACAAAGGCAAGAAGTCCTATAAAACATACAGCTATCCAACCATACTTGGACGCCATGTCTTCTTGAGAATACGCCAGTCTATGCCTTCCATCAGCATCGCAAGCTGTGCGCGGCTTAGGCTGACTTTACCTTCCTTGACTGAGGGCCATACGAACCGTCCACGTTCAAGCCGTTTGGTAAACAGGCACGCGCCCTGACCATCCCACCAGATCATCTTGATCTGATCGCCACGACGGCCACGGAACAAAAATAGATGCCCCGCGTAAGGGTCAGCTGCAAGAACCTGCGCGGTCTGCGCCGCCAGCCCGTTGAAGCCGCGCCGCATATCCGTAACTCCTGCGGCAAGCCAGATCTTCGCATCCCCCAAAACAGGGATCATGCTGCAAGTCCTCGCGCCAGTTCCAGCACAAAGCCAGCATCAACCCCGTCGCTCACGCTCAGCTTGCGACCGTTCTCAAGTGTGATCTCAATATGGGGGACAGGTAAGATGCTGGTGCCGGATGACGCAGGCGTGTCCACCATACCCGCATCGGCAATCTCTACGGGGGTGAACTGGCCTATATCTGATTTGTCAGTCTGAAACCGCCCATCGCTGCGCCATGCATAAATCCGGTTGGTGCCCACACCGTGCTTCTTGGCAACCATTGGAACACTCACGCCAGCAGTGTGGCTTTCCGCTACAAGCTGTCGCTTGAAATCATCCGTGTATTTGGAACCTCGGCCACGCCTAGTCTTGTTCATCATCAAAATCCTCATATCGCGCCAGCCATATCGCCAGCTTCGCGCAATAATCGCACCTTAGATCATGCCAAAAAAAGAGGGGGTTCCCTGTATGTTTACCTATTACTGACAATCGACGTTTCCAATTCCATCGACCCTGTCGAATACAGGTTGCAAGCCGACGGGATGGCCGACGCGGTGCTGGACGAAGAGGTGTCAGAGGCGTTGATCAGCGGCCAAGTCGCTGTCGCCGTCATTCAATGGTCCGGCGTGGGCCGCCAAGAAGTGTCGCTGCCTTGGCGACAGTTGCGCTCAATCGCTGATGTGCGCGGGTTCGCCGTGGACGCGCGCACCATGCCGCGCGCCTTTGTGCAATCAGACACCGCAATTGGCGATGCGATTCTGTTCGCGCTTGATCAGTTCAAC
This window contains:
- a CDS encoding cryptochrome/photolyase family protein, with product MKPVIYWVRRDFRIGDNAALSAACASGRPVIALFICDEVVEGHGAAPKFRLGEGVRVFGAALAEAGSRLILRRGDALAVLRELVVQTGVQAIYWNRLYDPASKARDTGVKAALKDDGIEVASFAGHLLFEPWTVETKTGGFYRVFTPLWKTVRGREVATPIAAPASVPVPDVWPASDQLDDWKLGGAMRRGRDVLAAHICVGEEAARSRLDTFIDERVQSYQTNRDMPSVDGTSRLSENLTYGEISPAVCWHAGWAAIHSGKGQAEVFCKELVWREFAYHLVHHTPHIVDRNWKEGWDAFPWNTDDTAEVMAWKQGRTGVPFVDAAMREMYVSGTMHNRGRMIVASYLTKHLMTHWKVGQAWFDDCLTDWDPASNAMGWQWAAGSGPDAAPYFRVFNPVTQLDKFDHAGLYARTWIAEGQGEAPDTALSYFDAIPKSWGLAPSDVYPAPVVDMATGRQRALEAYKDREF
- the acuI gene encoding acryloyl-CoA reductase produces the protein MFNALMVEKDDDGKTSASVQQIGLDRLPEGDVTVAVEYSTVNYKDGLCIGPGGGLVRNYPHVPGIDFAGTVEASDDPRYKAGDKVVLTGWRVGEAYWGGYSQKARVKADWLVPLPDGLDTRQAMAVGTAGFTAMLAVMALEDHGIKDGPVLVTGAAGGVGSVATAILANLGHEVAGVTGRPETADYLKSLGATQIVAREEINETVKRPLEAEIWGGCVDAVGGEMLARLLGQIKYGGSVAAVGLAGGAGLPATVIPFLLRGVNLLGVDSVMQPYDNRVRAWARIAKDLPMEKLEAMVQPAVLSDLPQLGRDILKGQVKGRVVVDVNA
- a CDS encoding dimethylsulfoniopropionate demethylase, translated to MAVISGSRRIRRTAFSDGVEAAGVKGYTVYNHMLLPTIFRSIVEDYHHLKSAVQVWDVAVERQVEIRGPDAGRLMQMLTPRDLRAMLPGMCYYVPMVDETGGMLNDPVAVKISEDRYWVSIADSDLLFWIKGLAYGLRLDVLVDEPDVSPLAIQGPKADELAARVFGDKVKDLKFFRYGHFDFQGHDMIVARSGYSRQGGFEVYVEGSHLGMPLWNALMEAGKDLDVHAGCPNLIERIEGGLLSYGNDMNRENTPHEAGLGRFCSTQTAIGCVGRDALLRVAKEGPVKQVRALRIEGTLPPCDRGWPLMDGQKQVGTVTSATWSPDFETNVAIGMVRMTHWDPATDLDVVTHAGVFPAVVQETFWI
- a CDS encoding DinB family protein, whose product is MISPEFCQTTGLYNQLKNNGLRNIIQAIDEGARGQYCRVFFRSIFETVNHLLWGDLTGYSDVSGRELTEPKALCVTHSFNHQTNYRGQIHAMLTAAGKNPQPTDFPFMPER
- a CDS encoding DUF1326 domain-containing protein, encoding MADKKTASKERPAADKLAVSQRIDSRVESNPLRRKMEPTDWAIKGELFLNCSCNLFCPCVVSLGAHPPTEGHCHAWMAIAIDEGHFEGEDLSGLNVGLLVDIPGRMGEGNWRVAAYVDERSSQKAYNGLLKIFSGAAGGTTGLFTFLVSEIIGAEREKVEITRDGKKRGLYIGRKIAGEIEMIDGSDLDHPVMITNSKYWMGPDIIAAKGLKSKVRDYGRVWDFGGLSAEICPIDWKGPKA
- a CDS encoding DUF2182 domain-containing protein — translated: MSNIFNIRSALWIAFFAAIAVAWSVMFMMANMAGVDLTGRPVGMNMMPMVTFGALFPMWAIMMAAMMLPTLVPTLRSYEDLMVSANGSRAGWSGVLLGYFIVWVGFAALIATAQVTLIAVGAVDALGIASSVWIAAALLIVVGLFQFSRAKEICHGVCHAPMMYFVGRWKAGFRGGLRMGLGLGAFCVGCCWGFMALGFVGGVMSLLWMGLATLFMILEKLPAVGHVVTKPMGVVLILAGIALPVWANL
- a CDS encoding FadR/GntR family transcriptional regulator; the encoded protein is MKNAPDLSAQIAKSIRDAIVSGDLPIDERLPSEAELSEQFAVSRSTVREALKRLAAQSLIRTQRGAMGGAFVNRLTFEQAYGQQITTSALLLSMNDVNFDTACEARFALERACAPLSAQRRTADHLATMRAEITRQAQPGLSDESFCASDVAFHRALVDGAGNPVLSYQLAGAVEAIEPLMNMITFTARSRDHIVGLHTAIADALAERDAPRVDNLLADLATYTAQLGRSVADAKKDAPKSN
- a CDS encoding DUF4345 family protein, which encodes MDYVNPAIAILTLFLGLFGFLAPRYTAEALDLATTKTTMGLSELRAGNGGLFVALGLYCLISGNPMAYFMLGVAYVGAGSGRLVSIALDNPPLRKALTFWAFEWGPAAWLIWFNWPA
- the tnpC gene encoding IS66 family transposase, translated to MSKTPPNLTNLPPEVQAYVAAQTAELSELKQAFLGSSLGHATVQKRLKDEMASVDAALSAERTAHARAIQNRDTIIADLRLQLHGHNKHRFGSKSESSAQLALELILEELEIEQAVETDDEPSDAEAKPPRTPRKRKPFPKGLKRVQKTITPSDACTDCGGSFKVLGTDVMEELEYVPGHYIVNQIGRPRLACTCCEAVVQAEMPSRPIPKSFVGPALMAHILCCKYGYHLPLYRQSQMFANEGIDLSGSLMAGWVGKCTKLLERVSDAIRDHVFEAQAIFMDDTTVKLLQKGNGKGKNKTKTARLWVYARKEDTWASGAPPAVWYQFSTSREAEHPSKHLESYEGYAHADAYAGYNDAYRTGRVKEMACMAHVRREFFDLYESTKLPVAGEAVLRIKKLYDVETQARFLPPAERVALRQEYAKPIFDDLEVWLKEQLGKISSKTPLAKAIKYALARLPKARPYLDHGFLELDNNTAERAVRPVAVGRKNYLFMGSEAGGKSAAIAYTLIETAKMNKVNPEAWLAWVLERIQDHQANRINDLMPWAYQDMIDAKNAEAEAKDAA
- the tnpB gene encoding IS66 family insertion sequence element accessory protein TnpB (TnpB, as the term is used for proteins encoded by IS66 family insertion elements, is considered an accessory protein, since TnpC, encoded by a neighboring gene, is a DDE family transposase.) codes for the protein MIPVLGDAKIWLAAGVTDMRRGFNGLAAQTAQVLAADPYAGHLFLFRGRRGDQIKMIWWDGQGACLFTKRLERGRFVWPSVKEGKVSLSRAQLAMLMEGIDWRILKKTWRPSMVG
- a CDS encoding transposase codes for the protein MMNKTRRGRGSKYTDDFKRQLVAESHTAGVSVPMVAKKHGVGTNRIYAWRSDGRFQTDKSDIGQFTPVEIADAGMVDTPASSGTSILPVPHIEITLENGRKLSVSDGVDAGFVLELARGLAA
- a CDS encoding DUF1194 domain-containing protein — protein: MTIDVSNSIDPVEYRLQADGMADAVLDEEVSEALISGQVAVAVIQWSGVGRQEVSLPWRQLRSIADVRGFAVDARTMPRAFVQSDTAIGDAILFALDQFNDAPNCNRQVIDISGDGTPNAGSDARIASREAEQRGVTINGIANESMGIALTSYFNRSIITRDGFVITARHHLDYPRAIREKILREVSRIFG